The DNA sequence TATGGGAATTGAAGAAGTATTGGTGGCACATATAACATGAGGCCTGCATATGGTGTCTAAATCTTTAAATATTTTTAATTTGATCTCCTGATTTTCGGTTGCAGCTTCCACAACAAAATCAGCACGTGCAAACTCTTTAAACTCACTTGTTGCTCTAACCTTCTCCATTATGTTTTGCATAGCATCCTGCGTTATTTTTCCTTTTGTAACATCTTTGGAAAGTACCCCGTTAATATACGTTATACCTTTTAACGCCAATTCTTCTGTTACATCATACAGAATAACCGAGAATCCACTTACGGCTGCAACACAGGCAATCCCTGAGCCCATCTGCCCTGCACCTGCAATACCAATGGTTTTTATATCATTTATTTTCATACCTTTCCTCCATTATCGTTTCACAATTAATGAAACCGCTTCGCCACCACCCAAACACAGCGATGCCAATCCCACACGTTTATTCTGCCGAATCATTTCATGAAGCAATGTTACCAGGATACGCGCTCCACTTGCACCAATGGGATGCCCTAATGCTACACTTCCGCCATTAACATTGACCTTTGCACTATCAAGACCCAGCTCTTTGAGCACGCCAACTGTTGATCCACTGAATGCTTCGTTGATCTCGTAAAGGTCTACATCCTGCAAAGATATCCCTTCTTTTTTAAGGCATTTAGGAATAGCCAAAATAGGTGCCATCAGGACATATTTCATGTCAATACCTGCTGAAGCCTGTGCACCAATGGTTGCTAAAACACGGCATCCCAACTCTTTTGCTTTTTTCTGTGACATCACCACCACCGCCGCAGCACCATCGCTTATTATAGAAGCATTGCCTGCAGTGGTAACACCACCCTCTTTAAATGCAGGCTTCATTTTCGTCAGTGCTTCATACGGTGTTGGTTTTGGGCACTCATCAGTATCAAACATTAGTTCCTTTTGTTTGTGGGCGATAGTTACCGGAACTATCTCCTCCTTAAATTTCCCTGCCTGTATTGCATTTAAGGCCCTTTCATATGAAAGCGCAGCATACCTGTCCTGCTCTTCCCTGCTCACATTATATTTTTCACAGCACAATTCATTAGACATACCCATATGAAAATCATTGACCACATCCCACAACCCATCATGAACCATATGGTCTTTGAGCTGACCATCACCCATGCGGTAACCAAACCGTGCCTTTTCAAGATAGTATGGTGCCATACTCATATTCTCCATACCACCAGCCACCACTACATCAGCATCCCCACAAGAAACAGCCTGTTCTGCAAGCATAACCGCTTTTAGACCAGAGCCACATACTTTATTTATAGTTAAGCATTCTACTTCCCAGGGAAGATGTGCTTTGATAGCAGCCTGCCGTGCCGGGTTTTGCCCATAACCACAGGGAAGAACCTGCCCCATTATGACTTCATTGACATCTTCTTTTAAAATTCCTGCACGCTTAATGGCTTCTTCAATGACAATGGCTCCCAGGTGCGTTGCGGGTATGGTAGATAAAGAACCATTAAAATTTCCCAGAGCAGTTCTTACAGCACTTACAATAACAGCATTCATTGGCAACCTCCATTTTTTGTATGTCAACAAAACACAAATTTAATTCTTAAAAATATAATCAAAATGTCAAAAATATTTTTTAATACATGATGATTTTTCAGCAATAATTCCTTAAAAAATTTCATAATGAATATAGTGTACACCCTCGCCGCCGAAGGCGGCGGGGGTGTACACTATTTTATACTTTATTCAAATTTCCACATTCAGGAATAATTAGTGATGATTTTTTATTACTCATATCATTTGATAATCAATTTCTTAAGCTATTGCATAATAATTATATTGTAAAATGTAGTTTTATCCCATAATGATGGAAACCCCTCATGATTAAACAAAACACATGATAATTGAAAATCAGTTTAAATTATTGTATGCGCCCAAATTTTGCTTGAAAAATATATTTATTATAATCACTTTAAAAAAAACCACATAAACTTTGGGAGGATTCCATGAACATCGAAACCACAACGTGCATTTCGTATGATCATCTTGAAATTATGAAAGAATATGCACATCAACACAACATGTCTCTCAGAACATTCCTATCGGCACTTATTAGCTTTGCTGCTAATTATGAAAAGTTGGATGTTCAGTATTTTAAACAGATTAAATACAGAAAACGTAACACCACTCAGTGGAAGCGCTTTCATATAGTACTGTATGATGATGAATATGAGTTTTTTATGGATGTAAAAAAATTATACAAAATGTCTCTGGCAAGGATCATTGAATACTGTTTAGATAATATCCTGTATGAATTTTTAGAATTTTTATCAAAGGAAGAACAAAAAGAAGACTTCTATACCGATAACTATCGGTACAGCGTATATGCTTTTGAAACAGGCACTAAAAAAGATATATTTTATTTAACAGTCTATTGGGGACCTCACCCCGAAATATTGGAAAAAGCAACAACCTGAACATGAAACAAAAAAATATGTTCAAAATTATTCACCATACCCCTTAATACATTGTATGTGGTAATGTTTTTGTATTCCATAGAGATTCATTTTTTTAATTTTTAAATTGACTAAATTGAAAATACTATCACATACTAAAAGTGATTACTTTCATTAAATTATTGACTTCACTATGATGCACCTCATGTGCATCCATTAAAGGAATGGCGCAGTTAAATATTTGAAAATTAATACTAGAGGGACTATCATGAATATAAAAGCGTATAAACTATCAGTTACTTCTATTTTGTTATGTATAGTACTATTATTCATATCATGTACATCTGTTGAGTTTGTTAAAACCGGGGGAGAATATCCTGCACTCAATGAAACCGATGAAGTTCAGGTTTTGCTTACCATAGATAAAAATCAATATGATGAGATAGGCATCGCTGACATTGGTGGAGTATCATTACCTGTACGTATTGATAAAGCCAAACAGATTGCCCGCAGCAAAGGTGGGAATGTGATTGTTCCTGTGACAATGTGTACTGAAGAAGCACAGAAGAGAATGCGCAGCGGATATATTATTCAGAGCTTTTATATACTCAAAACAAAAACAGCAGCTATCGCCCCCCAAGAGGCAGTTGAATCAAAACAGATAGCACCACCTGTTGAAGAAGAATTTATACCCGAAAAGCAAGCTGCAACATTTACACAACTGTTACAGGACTACCCGTCATTGCAGGGTAATGAATTTACAAACACCATGGTACCACTGAGATTTTATAAAATTCCTCCATCACTTCTTGTATATGGATTGTCAGAATATAAGCTTTGTTTAATGCAGTTTGACACTGATAATACGGTACTGGTATTTATTCCCAAAGAAAAAATCACTGTTATAAAAAAGTCTATTGATAAGAAGAGTACTATAGCTGTTGATTTTACACCTTTAGGTGTTTACAAGGAAAAATATCCTGTTTTAAAAATGCTGTCAGAATAATACAAAAAGGCACCGCATCATGTTACAGAAAGTTTCTACCCAGAGTAGCCTTTGCAGATTTGCTCTTAGCGATGAGGAAAAATTATGTGATGAAAGGGTAAAAGAGGAAATACGCAAAGCTTTTCAAGAGCTCAGAGCATTCCCCTTTGTTGTAAATTCAGGTATTATCGATTCATTAAAAAAAGGTGCCGACCCTTCATCGTTGAAAGATTTATTTGTTGCTATCCGAAATGATATATTTGCTGCAATTACCGATAGCCCGCAGGCAAAGGAAAAAATAGTATCCGACATCCGTTTGCAGGAGAGAATTTTAGATGCAATTATCACAATCCACAGTGCTATAGCCAGGGGTGATTTTACATCGATCATAAACCGCCGTTTTGTGCTTATCAAAGAAAGACCTGCCTGGCCAACACTATACTATCTTTCACCGCAAAGTGCTGTATTATCACATGTTGGACAGGGCCCGCAGTGGACAGAAATTCCTACAATTTATCTGGGCCTTAATATCTTCAATGTGCTTGCCCTTGATAAAGATCAAAAATTTGACAGAGCATTTTACTGGTTATTACGGGTTGAAGAGCGTGCGATAGAAACTGGATATTCGCACATTGAAGTGTACCCACCTCATGTATCACGTGCTCTCAATGAATTGCTTGATGAAGTCATACGCATTGCAACTATCTCAGAAGTTGAATTTAAAGAAATTCCTGCCCGCAAAAAAATACGTGCCTTTACTGCCCGTAACCGTGAAAGCTTTTTAAAAATGCTCAACGCCCGTCGTGATGATGGCAATTTTGATTTTGAAAAAAATTTGAAGGCAATACGATCACTTGAAAGGTTAGCACGCCGTTACAAAAAAGGCAACGATTTCAATTCATTGCGTGAAATTGTACGCCTTCTGGTGGCTGCATCAGGACATGATATTCATGAAATCCGCAATAACGCCAATATACTCTTAGAGCGCATCTTTGCACCTAAAGAATTTGATGCACCACTGGCTACTTCCTTTGTCAACTGCGCTGCTGGTAGTATTCATACATTTGAATTTTCCATACCGGAAGAAGGGAACTACTTTGTACGTATAATGTATAATGCAGGTACAAACCCTTACCCTCTGGAACAGGACATTGCATATACTGACATTGATTTGGTCTTCAATGAAACAAAAGGTGTTTACACTGCACACTACACATTCAACGAATTAGGCCACTATGACTTTCTTGTCTACAGGAAACGAAAAAAACGCTCCCAGTGGGTAGCATATGAAAGCTGCAGTGGTAGAATTAACGTCATCCCTGATGTGCGTGGCGAAATTGTTCTTGAAATATTTCCTGATATTTACGGGCATACCCGTATCTACTGGATGGATGAAGAACATCCAGGATTGGTGTACAATGAGCATGGCGAAGTAATCCGTTTAGGCCGCTTCAGCGACATTACCGCTCATTTAGAGGATTTAAAAGAGCGCTATCACATCACTGCGCTGTACCTTTTAGGTGTCCAAAAACGTGGCACCAACCGTGAAGACTGGGCACCCGAAGCTACATCCCCTTCACCATTTTCACCGGTTAGTTTAGTTCAAATAGAAGACTTTTTAGGCGGTGAAAAAGAGTTCTTAGAGCTCGTAGCTAAAGCTCATGCAATGGATATAAAAATCATTATTGACGTGGTCCCACACCTTAACCGCCGTAGCACAGAGCTTTCCGATGAGTACGCTGTTAAATGTTACGACGACAGCGGAAATCTGGTTATTCGTGCTTCAACTGATGGCCGTTACGGAAGCTGGAATGATGGGAAACTACTCAACTACCGCAAACTGGAAGTATGGGAATGGCTCATCAATAGTGTGTGTACATTAATTGAAAAATATGACATTGATGGCATACGTTTTGATTCAGCTCATGCGGTCCCCATCATGATGAAGAAGAACAACTATCCGTTTATTTGGGGGCAGTACCGTTCACTGGAATCGCTTGTTGAAGGTGAAATTATTGTTAATGACCGTGAAGACGGGCATTTTATCACAACAGGTTATTTTGACAGTGCCTGCAGAGATCAGATTGCCATACCTTTTCACTATCTTTTAATGAGTCGCATAGCACAAAAGCTGAAAGAGAAAAACAAAACGTTTTTTGTGCATTTAGCCGAATGTTACTGGGGACATGAGCGCTATCTTACCCGCAGTGGAATTATCCCTTACAATTCAGCTCTTTTTAAAATTTGCGAAGGGATTATCCATGGCACCACTGATGTCCGTGAAGTGTATCACTTTTACGATAACTATCTGCCATACGCCCTCCCACCGGGTACTGAGCTTTTAGGTATACTGGGAAATCATGACGAACGACGCGCACTCAATACGTTTGGGCACAGGGGACTCAGAGCTGCTATTGGGCTTACCATCTTTATGAATAACATCATCATGGATTATGAGGGAAGTGCCGAAGGCGAAAGCTGGAAAGTATTTCTGGATAATATCTATGTGAACTGGAATCAGTTTGAGTATGTTGCTCACCGCAGCTTAGAGTCATTTTATCGGCAATGGTATCGTTTTCACCGCAACAATAAAGGCAAAGGGTATTTGATATGGGCCAATAATACTCAGGTTGCAGCATCCATTAAATTTACCGAACATACCATATGGATTGGAGTTTTCAATTTTGCCGATAGCTCTCAGAATGTGGCATTGCAGTTTGACAACCCGCGACTGCCCATTGCTGATGATACCTTTTTTAAAGTAGTTGATCCTGTATATTCACCTATTACCAAACATTATAGTTACTTCACAGGGAAGGAGCTTAAAGCTTCAAAAATCTATTCGGTTGTTTCATACACTGACAGGATCAAACTGTTAAAATTAGAGCCGGTCAGTGATATTGCGCCATTGTACAGTGAATTCTTGCGAGATTCACTTTTCAGGTTATATTCAATCAGCAACCCCGAAAACTTTAAATCAAATTTCATGTTCCTTGAAACAATTGCACATTCTTCCACTTTTGAAGGATTTATTGCATTTTTGAAGAATCACATTATTGCACAATTTTATCCGCAGTATAAAAATTTCATTGAGATAGGTTTTAAACGAATCCTCTTTTACATGTTTAAGTTTGGGTTCAAATCCGGCAACGACATTGTGCAATTAATTGAGGATCTTGCCGCACATGATGATACAAATATATCTGACCTTGGCAAAAGCATTAAGTTTCATAACCGACCAGGCCCCATTATATTTGTATCTGCCGAGGCAGAGCCATTTTCCAAAAGTGGAGGCCTTGCTAATGTTGTGTATGAGTTGCCGCGTGAGCTTGTAAGTCTGGGTGAAGAAGTAATAGTAATAACCCCAAAATATCGCCATGGCGATGAAAAGGCTATGGAAAAGATGAACAACGCATTAAAAAAATACAATGTACGGTACACTGGTAAAAATGTGCGCTTCATGATAGAACATGCTACCTATGAAGCTGGTGTACATTATGCACAGGTTGATGGTATTCATTATTATCTACTGGATCATCACGAGTTCTTTGATGGTTTGTACTGGGGATATACTGGTCAGGAAAAGTTACGTCGCCGTATTGCGTTTGCCCGTGCTACAGCTGAGCTTATCACCACCTTTGGCCTGTACCCACTTTTTGTCATCACCAATGATGCATATACTGGTATTTTTAACGGCATTGTCCGCAGTGACCATGTGTACTATGATAATCCAAACTTCAAAAGAACATCTTTCTTTCACATTATACACAACGGAGGCTGGCAATATTTTGATTCATATCACCGGTATGAAGATGGCAAAGACCTATTCTCTTTATTTAATCTTCCGCACTGGCGCTACACTGATTTTTCTGACCCCAATGATTACAACAAGAT is a window from the Spirochaetota bacterium genome containing:
- a CDS encoding glycogen/starch synthase produces the protein MLQKVSTQSSLCRFALSDEEKLCDERVKEEIRKAFQELRAFPFVVNSGIIDSLKKGADPSSLKDLFVAIRNDIFAAITDSPQAKEKIVSDIRLQERILDAIITIHSAIARGDFTSIINRRFVLIKERPAWPTLYYLSPQSAVLSHVGQGPQWTEIPTIYLGLNIFNVLALDKDQKFDRAFYWLLRVEERAIETGYSHIEVYPPHVSRALNELLDEVIRIATISEVEFKEIPARKKIRAFTARNRESFLKMLNARRDDGNFDFEKNLKAIRSLERLARRYKKGNDFNSLREIVRLLVAASGHDIHEIRNNANILLERIFAPKEFDAPLATSFVNCAAGSIHTFEFSIPEEGNYFVRIMYNAGTNPYPLEQDIAYTDIDLVFNETKGVYTAHYTFNELGHYDFLVYRKRKKRSQWVAYESCSGRINVIPDVRGEIVLEIFPDIYGHTRIYWMDEEHPGLVYNEHGEVIRLGRFSDITAHLEDLKERYHITALYLLGVQKRGTNREDWAPEATSPSPFSPVSLVQIEDFLGGEKEFLELVAKAHAMDIKIIIDVVPHLNRRSTELSDEYAVKCYDDSGNLVIRASTDGRYGSWNDGKLLNYRKLEVWEWLINSVCTLIEKYDIDGIRFDSAHAVPIMMKKNNYPFIWGQYRSLESLVEGEIIVNDREDGHFITTGYFDSACRDQIAIPFHYLLMSRIAQKLKEKNKTFFVHLAECYWGHERYLTRSGIIPYNSALFKICEGIIHGTTDVREVYHFYDNYLPYALPPGTELLGILGNHDERRALNTFGHRGLRAAIGLTIFMNNIIMDYEGSAEGESWKVFLDNIYVNWNQFEYVAHRSLESFYRQWYRFHRNNKGKGYLIWANNTQVAASIKFTEHTIWIGVFNFADSSQNVALQFDNPRLPIADDTFFKVVDPVYSPITKHYSYFTGKELKASKIYSVVSYTDRIKLLKLEPVSDIAPLYSEFLRDSLFRLYSISNPENFKSNFMFLETIAHSSTFEGFIAFLKNHIIAQFYPQYKNFIEIGFKRILFYMFKFGFKSGNDIVQLIEDLAAHDDTNISDLGKSIKFHNRPGPIIFVSAEAEPFSKSGGLANVVYELPRELVSLGEEVIVITPKYRHGDEKAMEKMNNALKKYNVRYTGKNVRFMIEHATYEAGVHYAQVDGIHYYLLDHHEFFDGLYWGYTGQEKLRRRIAFARATAELITTFGLYPLFVITNDAYTGIFNGIVRSDHVYYDNPNFKRTSFFHIIHNGGWQYFDSYHRYEDGKDLFSLFNLPHWRYTDFSDPNDYNKINCMATGIRFADRVVTVSPSYAKQIEKACDGLEKILHNVIGISNALGVDFKNRILMRFHNSGFIDEYYPGMVESLTSNPGIFTTVQHRYPEILEGIRNCEKITDPLRREYVTHIRNKLCLQFKLGFEINPDAILFSMIHRIAEQKGFQLLLDASYGIFTTLGFQGVIGGAVAWGDQRGSELATGLLHLQGYYPKNVHVNLGFQDISIPLLCSDVFLMPSLHEPGGISQLEALACGCLVVARATGGLRDTVIPIRMKDSSVEGNGFLFSDFTPTSFYDAMQRCAEFFRTGDDTIKALARKNAMQSVYFWDKPAKEYIDVLYSHKEIVRVV
- a CDS encoding acetyl-CoA C-acetyltransferase, which translates into the protein MNAVIVSAVRTALGNFNGSLSTIPATHLGAIVIEEAIKRAGILKEDVNEVIMGQVLPCGYGQNPARQAAIKAHLPWEVECLTINKVCGSGLKAVMLAEQAVSCGDADVVVAGGMENMSMAPYYLEKARFGYRMGDGQLKDHMVHDGLWDVVNDFHMGMSNELCCEKYNVSREEQDRYAALSYERALNAIQAGKFKEEIVPVTIAHKQKELMFDTDECPKPTPYEALTKMKPAFKEGGVTTAGNASIISDGAAAVVVMSQKKAKELGCRVLATIGAQASAGIDMKYVLMAPILAIPKCLKKEGISLQDVDLYEINEAFSGSTVGVLKELGLDSAKVNVNGGSVALGHPIGASGARILVTLLHEMIRQNKRVGLASLCLGGGEAVSLIVKR